Genomic DNA from Oreochromis aureus strain Israel breed Guangdong linkage group 13, ZZ_aureus, whole genome shotgun sequence:
GGCTCCAGGCCCCCCACCACCTGACTTTGAGAAGCACTCAGGAAAGTATGAATGAAGCTTTACTTTATTCGGATATCTGAACCGATTCATAGCGGTTCAGATATCAGGTCTCTGTGCAGCCAGTCCTATATTTGTTCTCGCTCTACAACACCAACAAATTAAAGCCCAGCACCACCCGTTTTTGGACCTGGAAAACAAAGACCTGTTCTGTGCACACTCAGCACTTCATCTCTCTAATCAGTTTAGTCCACATGTTGAATGCACTCATCTGCAGAAGCTGTTAATTTTTTCAAAGTGGAAAGGCTGCCATTACAGCGGACACGCAGCTGTGTTCCCACAGTGGCGTTACTCCTGTTTGACCTCTCCCTTCAGTTTCCTCTTGATTCGTGAATATGGGCTTATGGTATCATCCATAATAAAGTCGTATAGGACCTTCACCCAAGATGTGTACTGAGGCAGGTCCGTATAATACTCTGCAGCAATTTCCTTTAcctgcaaacaaaacacaaggatTGGACACGTCACAACTTTCTCCTCTTTACTCGCTATACAAATTCTTTCATGCTTGAGACATAATGATTTTACTGTTTCTACACAAATTACACTGGTGGTGGTGCTGAAATCAACTCATCTGAAAGAAATGACCTAGTTTACAGCCTGCTGCTCACAGATAACTTATTTCCTGTTCCTTTAGGATTATCGatgctgatttcagtttgtttcataACTCAGGTAACAGAGGGGCACAAAAGTAGGCAAGCTGCTCATTCAGCTCTGATCTTTATTGTTCTCCTGAGAACATTCAATCATAACATTCTgtataattttaatattaaacaaaatcaaatcatGGATTTAGGCAGGTTTTATGTGACAAAATCTAGTTCTCAGCTGCAGAATGTTTCTAAATCGTTACGGTTTCTCCAAATCAAGCAGGATTTTCTCTCAGGACGACTACCTAAACCATCTGTTGACTTCGCCTGTGTACACAACAACGTGACATTAGCAGGGAACTAACTCCAGTGGTCAGAATGTGTGGGTAACAACCTGCAATGTCTCTGAACTTTACTCACCATGGGCAGCCTGCGTCCTGGGATGCTGGGGAAGTCATGGTGCTCATTGTGGTAACCCACATTGAAGGTGAGCAAATTGAGAGAGCCATAATAAGAGTAGGTCTCGTGACCCTTTAGGAACATATAGTGCTCAGCTATGAAGTGCCCAGAAATGGGATGCAAGCCCATTCCCAGCATGGAGCCAGCCAACATGTAGACCACAGGCTTAGCCCCCCACAGCCAGTAGAGCAGAACATTAAAGGTGACCTGGAAAGCCACGTTGGTCATCTCAAGCTGAGTGATGGGTTTAGGGTTAATGCAAAGGGGTCGTATAGCATAGAAAAGTGGCTGCAGAATAATCCAGATAAACTTGCGGAAGCGAGTGCAGAAAAACCAGCCTTCAAAATCAGTGGGGATATCTACATCAATCCCATCTCCACCCAGGTAGCGATGATGATCCAGGTGATAGCGTTTGAAAGACGCAGAGTAGGGCAGGCCGATCGGCAGGTTGGCAAAGATGGCAAAGTAGCGGTTCCACATGGCTTTATTATTTCCAAATGCTGTATTGTGGGAGATCTCGTGAATAGCAAGGGTCATTGAGTGGTTGATGCAACTGCCAAATGCATAAGTCCAAAACAGAACCCATTTCCAGTCCAAGTCCTTGACTAGGTAGAAAGCTACAAACTGTATCACCACCATCATGCACACGATCCATTTCAACCTCGGGTCAGGACCCATCAGCGTTTTGATTTCTGGATATTTGGCTGCAAGATAAACACAAGAGACTCAAAGTCAGTTCAGTCAACATTCAAATGCTGAAAAGAAGACAATCCCGGCCTCACGAGGTAAAGCTGCGCTCCTAATTAAACTTTACACTCTTCGTACAAAGTTGTAGACAATGATATCCTTGAATTAAGACTATTTATGAATTTGGAACAGATGTATCCTTATCAAATTTGAAAAATGCTACTGCATTTTACTAATCGATCATTTAAAACTGCTACCATAAACAGTAtttccatcttatcttaatggcTGACTCAAGAATAATAAACACTTCAGGACACTTTAAGAGACTTGCTGAAAACAGTGTTTCACTCAGGCCTTTTCCACAGGTTCATGTGATTAAACATGTTtcatttacattaaaagcatcACATTTTTTCCATAATTAGTGACCTGTGTGTTGATTCTCTCTCTGTATCTTCCTGTCCTTACATAAAACTTTTGACCCCCATACcacaaagtcatgtttttataatcatgatacatttgtatCTACATGATAGATACATttcaaaaatccaaaagatCCAGTTTAACATGTAAAGACAGACAGACTATTTATAAACcccaagacttctggaacaatatCCTTTGAAAGGTTATTGTACGTAATTAAATCTTAGTtgactaaaataaaactatgcttttggggaaaaaaaacaaactgaaattattttgtgaaaattaaacaaaatcaaagagATCTCCTTAGCTTTAGTCTGCTAATGTATGTTATTACACCTTGCCTGGTGGAGCTTTGATGGACATGTTTATTGAGTTTACTAGAGCCCACAAGACTGAAATCCAACAACGTTCAGCATATGCCCTCAACATAGAAATACTTGAAGAAGactaaaactaataaaagcTAAACTAAAACTCTGTGCTGCAATGGAAAGTCCACACCTTAACCCGACTGAACTCCAATGACCTGCAATGAAAGGtgcaatagaaataaaatggaTTAAAAATTTGAATGACTCAAACTCTAACAACCTCAGTCAAAACAAGATGATAAGCAACTCAAGCCACAGCTGTTGAGTCACTTCAGGTTCACTCAGATTAAAAGAGCAAACCCACAGGGCCTCCAGGCTACATATATTTGCACAAAACGTGGGACAGCAGAGAGATGTGTCTCAACACATCCTGTGTCACACCATGCTGCCTCCACTACTAGAGCAAGATGGCTCTCAGAGGGAGGGACCTGAGACCACACAGGCTACATAGTTAAGCTCTTTACAAGCAAACATGTAACATGTATGGACATACAAACTACATAGTATCAAGTAGCAAATTTTCAGTAGGGGCACAATTCACAAAGTTTGGAGGTATATAATCACAAAGAcataaaaacaacttaaaatgctgtaaggggaaaaaaaactcagtGAACTTAAAGTATTGTGGGTAACTTAAGTGTTGCCCATCTCCTCAGTGAAAAGACACTAGAAATGCAAAAGAAACAATGACCACCGTCGTCTTGGTCCAGTGGCTAAAGCAGACCACCTGATTCTGAGAAAAAGGCACTTTGACACAATGAACGCTTTGTGTGTTTGACAGAAGAAAAGCATCATTCAATGTGAGCCAGCTGCCTATAGTTAGTAATGTGAATCACCCATCAGGACCCATAAACGTCATatatgcagagagagagagagagggagagagagagatcatggttcttattattttgttttcgagctaaaatgcaaaaaaaaaaaaaaagaagtttgtgTGTCTTTCAGTTTCATGTCACAATAACTTTGTTTGAACTCTGAAACTAAAAAAATTAGTCAATCTCCTTGGAAATTAGCTATACCACTGAAACTACGAAACAGAACAAACTTTACAAAAATCAACACTTACAGAGCATACTGTAGTTTTTATACTAGCTATTGTCAAATTGCAATACTTTCCTTGCCGAGCCTGCAAATTAACACTGAaatgaagttttttttgtttgcactgCTTTAACTATGCCAAGTGTGGGGCGAGGATGTGTTATAATGTGTGCGTTTAACGCTTAAAATCTGCCCCCAAAGTCAACAAACTACTCCTGAAAGGCACCGAGAGCACCGGTTATGTGTCAAACCGTTACTGCAGCTTTCCCAAGAGAAACTTAGGGAGTGGCACATAACCACTGCGAGAACTCCATTTGCTAGCCTCACATAATATTAGTTGGGTCGAATGGCCTAAATAGCTGGAACTTCcttgtgtgcgcgtgtgtgtgtgtgtgtgcgcgcgcgcgcgtgtgtccATGTCAAATTGTGTAACGGAAACGATGGTGGTTCTCACCGTGGGTTAAATATTGAGCAAAGTCGGTCTGTTAGCTAACATATACGGGTGGATAAGGAACCGTTAGCTTGAAACTAATTAGCATCTTACCGTTGCTTAAAACTAATCAAAAAACTAAGCCTCTATGGTGTCAgggtgtgcaattagacggttTAACGAAAGTTAATCGTCAAAAGCCAAACTTGGGTATACCTTTGTTAACTATGGATTTATGCGCAATTTGCTAACGGATAAGCTAGCTCACCCAAAATCGCTTTTCTCCTGTCAGCATGCGGCTGGTCCGTATAAACCCATTCGTAGTCCTCACGGGCGACTCGGTTTCCCATCTTTGTGACTACTGTAGTGAGAAGTTTACCGCACTTCGCCAAAAAGTAATAGCACAAGGTCGTTTCTTTAAAAGAAACTTCTTTGCCTCCCCTCCTTTCGTCTTTGATGGCCCGCCCGCTGACGTGCCCAAAAGCCGGCAGGCTACAGACTCCGCCCCCGGTGGCCTGTCGCTACGTAACAGCGAACACTGTTACGTAGCGACAGACTGGTTTTAAGACCCTTCTTATTTTCATTGTACTGCTTATTGTTACTCTTATTTGCCCTGTATGTCTACTGTACGAACGTAACCTGAATGACTGACTGTTcactttttaactttgagcaccgACATAGCAACAGCCTTAAAACGAGTCTGTTTTTTTCAGAACTTTATTTGAAGTTGCAAAGTGGCACCTACAACCAGGCTGAACCcccattcatcaagaatctaatatggaatCGCATCATACTTTATCACTGTCATCAGGCGGGGACaatgcaaagcaaacgtagcctatgtttaacctgatgggtacaatgttgctgttgagcggttgctgctgctcctgctgctgatagtgctggagggcaggacGATCTCAAAACACTAAACAAGTGttttagataataataaaatgcagcgctggtgacagcgcttggaaccataaggcaacagaTTCTTTTTAAACTGGGGGAAATAAACTAGGCTCTGCCTGTGACTCagtctttgcctctcttcctcctcatctgatctatcactctccacttgatctgagaacaaggcacaattTGCTATTGCATTGATCTATTTGTTACGTTCCCCTGAGGGGTCTAGGCGGTGAgggggaagtaacaaaaagtgtccgggtcagaaaaaggagtcaaggaggcaaaatggttaaattaaagagttttattaaagtagctcaactaaaagagacggacaggccgctatcaccatttaaggaaacaaacaaaactcaagcgttggtcaataaagtaaaaatttaattatccacacttaacagCTCTTGTACCTAAATCATGATAAAGTAATGACAGAAGAATGTTATAGAACCAAAACACTGCAgctgtgtttattattgtttttatacttgagtaataattttaaaaaatctatacacaaaaaacaaacaaacacacacacagacatacagtgACATTTTATATACTATTGCATTATAGAggtgatccagaatccttcctttattttttatttatagtgctataataataaagtaacacaaacaaatattaagtaataaatataaaataatgtatttatgatcattcagtttgtttgactatgactatccactctgtgcaggcagaaaacgtattaaatgtttaaactgtagcGATACAATAATGTTGCATATTTGAAAGATAAATCCAGTATattctgtttcttaatgtattttctttaaaacacagagtatgtgtgtgtgtttaatattGTGATTACAATCATCCATAATTATGTGGATATGCATATTAGATATTAGATAGTTTTTGGTGAAATATAagccctccagaaaggcagggGAAGCCTTGTAACTTAcgttaaaactaaatatgttccctaaaacggtgaacagagctacagacccctgacagccttacccagttAGGTAGCAGCTAATGACCAGCACACCTGTGCAGTTAATGAAAGTACAGGTAATGTCTGGCGCGCTGTTACGCACACAGCACGCTCATGTGTTTCAATTCAGACAACTGACCAACGTGTCCATAATAAcctaatactcctgtgtgctataGACTACAGTGTACGCTGCACACCTACTTAATGGTTTTCGTTGCATTAATCTGCGTCTCCCAGTTAATTTGTGTGTTTCCACTACAACCCCCATGTGGCAAAAATGCGCGTGCTCTCCTCCCACCCCCTCCTCGTGTCTGCCCGCGTCATCATCCAATAGCTCCCTAAACGTCGGTAATTGGCGAAATCAGACTGCCGCGGAAAGGCCCGTTGTCCGTAAATTCATATGGACCACATATCACATGTTATCATCCAGGGTACAGTCACAGAGAAACGTGTACTCACGTTGGTTGTTGTTGCCACTTTGTAAAGTTTGAGGTTCTAATGAGGGTCATTGTTGCCAGATTGGGTTGATGCTCAAATCCAGACAGTTGGTGTCTATCAATCTCGCGCTTTCTCTTCATTAATAACTTGTCAGCATTACATAATCATTAAATTGCAGACCAAGCATCACTGCTGCACATGAAGCACAAATGAACAGTAAATCGGGTTTGCCagctgaatgactgaatgtctTTGCATCACAAAGGATTTAatgtatacatttatttttactttatttataaatatactaCTGTATTTAAATGTTGTATTTAAATGCAAGTCAAACTTGCATCAACACAACTAAaatcctctccctctctctatgGCAGCCAGTGACAAGAGAACGCTGGTGTACAAGGTGCAaatgaattctgaaaacttttctCATCACTCAGCCTATTATTGCTTCATGCATCTACTTTTTGAAAAACTCCCAAAGGCACTTCTAAGTGCCACGTCagtcttttttaaatgtgtttttagtgCTCCGTTTCTGCCTCTTTATTGGTCTCtgtcttgtgtgtttttttctgtgtgtttgttcgtTTATTTTTCTGTCCATCACCATGAGTGACTCCAAAATCCAAGCTCCTTTAACGATCCTGGATAATGCGACTGATCAGCAGGAACTAATTGATGAGCTTCAACATACTGATGACTTGCTTTGTGAGgaacagtgttgggtaagttactttaaattagtaacttagttacattactagttacttctatcaaaagtaactcagttacttcaagttactcgttactttcaaagtaactagttactagggaaagtaactttggttttactcagaattctcttgttaatgtgttgcttctgtaactggatacccagcaagagtaccagtcttctagcttgcttacttgccacaagtgcactgtgccacctaccaatagaaaggaaaaaataatgtgcacatttccacgagagaaatcccacgcctggaccgtcgttgaccgccgccatgattctagcctacgtcacagcGTCATGTGCTTTTTACAtctaacacaaaaactgcagtcgtggtgctttcgattgtactcagaaaTTGAAAATTCTGCCTTccgaataggaagatgtaggtaacaccagactgcagatgagctgcatacagagctggactgggacaaaaaatcgtcccgggcattttgactagagaccggcccaccattataggaaaaatcataaagcctttgaatgaaaacaaacactgttgtgacagtggtgtacactgttctgatggtatatatgtatcaatctatcaatcgtttgttgtaagattcagataattattttttaaaagctagatattttaaatgagaataagaaagaaaagtatttctttgcgcccccctttccctgttaacacccctacctggcccccctggcaaaactttgctagacccgcccctgcacagttaccagctgtcagctacataaaaAAAAGGATCCTAGTCTTatttgtcagaaacagttcataacttcaactcattcatgtcacctaaaaggtaaacctgtttctccatcacctgttcagctctgatgattcagtaaggacatctcctggtttcatcttcatgtttccctctcaccagataaccaaaccgatatcatgaccagcagctttacagctgtggctccagcaaacatcagctgatactagaaagtaatattaaataaattctaacaacagctgatcaagcttaaacgtgctgctgttgtttaacgcgacctccgctggtttcttctatctggcgcaaagtgggagataaacaagcaagagagaaaagccgatcagctgatcattgatcagtttcatgagtagaaacaggagagggaggggggagagaatgagagaagaggcagctgtgcagctccagctttgtgtctttttcattctagctttAGTCCGGGACAAATcgcgttccttttcacctcagtacgaaacgcgtaatattttctctgaatatgagacgattctgttttttacggcagcggtccccaacccccgggcctcggaccggtaccggtccgtgagtcgtttggtaccgggccgcgagagttgaggctcaggtgtgaaatgtatggttttcagggtttttatcggttttcaacgttattttgttatcgcttttatcgttaactcggttttcctgggtcttttcacgtgtgttatgaataaatcttctttttttcggtaccggcactagttttattttgttgtattcatccgcgacacctcattgccggtccgtgaaaatattatcgggcataaaccggtccgtggcgcaaaaaaggttggggaccgctgttttaCGGGacagttggcaactctaataattaaccttatgaataaaataaagttgaacatcagtaacatagcacccacccagctgtatagaaactctgtcatgctagctagtacccagtacaaaaaagtcagcacaactaaaataaactccacctaaacttggtttaaatctgacccagatagactgcaggtcataacttcttacctgaagttccgttcacctgacactcggaccggcggcctcgggtctctcctcctcctgcctccccttccttcatccacctgctggcctccaccacttgctaatgttactgaatctgtggaagctccgcgatagccaccacacgaagtaacgaataacaagcctatctaaatcccagtaacgagtaacgcgttcctgattttggcataataactagttaccgtgctcgttaccacaataataacgtagttactgtaacgcgttacttaataacgcgttagtcccaacactggtgagGAAGCTGCATTTTGAATTAACACCAGGGGGATTTTTAGATTTCAACACAGGTGGTTGATTGTTACACTGGAAATGAAACGAAGGCGTATGTTATTAAGCCGATAAATTATGAAAAACTGGGTTTAAATTTTTGGTGAAAAATGTGTTCATAACAGTGCAGAGTTCTTCCGTTTTGTGCAAATTTAACCATATAACAATTCAATTATTGCTAATAAAAAAAGACCGTAAAACTTAAGTATAAAATCAAgaatggttccaacaccatcattaagtttgcagatgacaccaccagtgttgggactaacgcgttattaagtaacgcgttacagtaactacgttattattgtggtaacgagcacggtaactagttattatgccaaaaccaggaacgcgttactcgttactgggatttagacaggctcgttattcgttacttcaTGTGGTGGCTATcgtggagcttccacagattcagtaacattagcaagtggtggaggccagcaggtggatgaaggaaaagggaggcaagaggagagacccggcGGCcgcggtccgagtgtcaggtgaactgaacttcaggtaagaagttatgacctgcagtctatctgggtcagatataaaccaagtttaggtggagtttattttcggtatgctgacattttcgtactgcgtgctagctagcatggcggagtttctatacagctgggtgggtgctatgttactgatgttgaactttattttattcatacggttaattattagagttgccaaccgtcctgtaaaaaacagaatcgtctcgtattcagagaaaatattacacgtttcgtattgaagtgaaaatgaacacagtttgtcccgtaattcagctacaatgaaaaagacacaaagctggagttattctgtgtttttgctgcacagctgcctcttctcctctcattctctcccctccctctcctgtttctacttcaatcatgaaactgatcaatgatcagctgatcggcttttctcccttgtttgtttatcgcccactttgcgccagaaagaggaaaccagcggatgtcgcgctaaacaacagcagcacgtttaagcttgatcagctgttgttagaatttatttaatattaatttctagtatcagctgatgtttgctggagccacagctgtaaagctgctggtcatgatatcggtttgtatatctggtgagagggaaacatgcagatgaaaccaggagatgtccttactgaatcatcagagctgaacaggtgatggagaaacaggtttaccttttaggtgacatgaatgagttgaaggaagttatgaactgtttctgagagacaacaacaccaggatccttttctaagtagcggacagctggtaactgtgcaggggcgggtctagcaaagtgttgccagggggtcatgtagggcattaacaggaaagggggcacaaggaaatacttttctttcttattctcatttaaaatgtctaacttttaataaataattatctgagtcttacaacaaacaattgatagattgatacatatataccatcagaacagtgtacatcactgtcacaacagtgtttattttcattcaaaggctttatgatttttcctataatggtgggccggtctctagtcaaaatgcccggacgattgttttgtcccagtccagctctgtatgcagctcatctgcagtctggtgttacctacatcttcctattcagaaggcagaatttccgagttctgagtacaatcgaaagcaccacgactgcagtttttgtgttggatgtaaaaagcaggctagaatcatggcggcggtcaacgacggtccaggcgtgatttctctcgtggaattGTGCACActatttttcctttccagggctcaaaaatcgctagcccgacgtcccgggctagcgatttttccagtcgggctaccaaaatctatctcagccccgcccgtcgggctatcataggaagggaaaatatatgtcaatgcttttgcattctttcgaaaatgtagctgagtaattatgtcattggcatcgatgagccactgccaatatgtgacatattgaaatcgcgtttgaatttgtgcttgttttttgctttcactttcactttgcgatcgtgcgaacggtgtgtagagagcggcagcactgattggtgagtgacaattaattgcgcaccaattcctctgacatcgtcttatcactcattagcttactattcaaacgtgacaagtgaaatctcccacagcaagcttaaacatgtgagaggttgattgggcagagaatcgctgaccgttatgtaagtacgtgtgtaaaagcagcaggatttacgccggtattttagttctgctgagccaaataagaccggtcagggtgaagaaggggcagccaaataaaagcctaccacaaaacggaaaagttatgacaaatcagactatgaggcaaaaagaaagctcagcttttttggtttcatggacaaaagaatttctgtggctggaatatgacgagctaaataacatgatgttctgccaggtgtgttgtgagtttcatttcatttgagtcgacaagcgcctttgtaactgggaccagtaatttgaagaaagaccccatcagaacccatgagaaatgcaagaaatgcattattgctcagtctgcaatatctttcccagaacaaacaccaattgcaaaaaacatactaaaaataaaccaagcacaagcagaagtcctgaaaaatctttcaaaagcgtactatgttgcaaagagtgaactaccattgtcaaaatttagcagtctttgcaaacttcaaaaagcaaatgacctcgatcttggttccactttccccttacccttgacttcagtggaaatttcagattcaggatctgacacagactgattcatgttctacacagttcttacaagttcatagaaatttctgttcaattagaaacaagtatttgagttgatgactgtgatttttatacagttgttgtgatttgtattttaacaactttctgattaatttttgtttccgttacaatattatactttaatgtataatattgtaaaggaaacaaaacattaaaaaattgctctcttttttattcgggctacttaaatttattttgggctaccaaaaactgaagagtgcctgcccgaagggctaccagggattttgaaattttgcgagccttgctttctattggtaggtggcacagtgcacttgtggcaagtaagcaagctagaagactggcactcttgctgggtatccagttacggaagcaacacattaacaagagaattctgagtaaaaccaaagttactttccctagtaactcgttactctgaaagtaacgagtaactagaagtaactgagttacttttgatagaagtaactagtaatgtaactaagttactaatttaaagtaacttacccaacactggacaccacg
This window encodes:
- the degs1 gene encoding sphingolipid delta(4)-desaturase DES1, yielding MGNRVAREDYEWVYTDQPHADRRKAILAKYPEIKTLMGPDPRLKWIVCMMVVIQFVAFYLVKDLDWKWVLFWTYAFGSCINHSMTLAIHEISHNTAFGNNKAMWNRYFAIFANLPIGLPYSASFKRYHLDHHRYLGGDGIDVDIPTDFEGWFFCTRFRKFIWIILQPLFYAIRPLCINPKPITQLEMTNVAFQVTFNVLLYWLWGAKPVVYMLAGSMLGMGLHPISGHFIAEHYMFLKGHETYSYYGSLNLLTFNVGYHNEHHDFPSIPGRRLPMVKEIAAEYYTDLPQYTSWVKVLYDFIMDDTISPYSRIKRKLKGEVKQE